In the genome of Myripristis murdjan chromosome 21, fMyrMur1.1, whole genome shotgun sequence, the window agatacacacacacacactgggcttatgtgtgtgtgacagacttATTTCGATTCATGACTGAGTAGATTTGAACTTGAGTCAATCATTCTGTTCAGCACTTTTAGCCTAAATTACACGTAGTAATGTAACACtgtcctttttcttctgaaatgtaaaaaaaaaaaaaatcagacaacacAGTTACTTGTTTattgttacttatttattgatAAATTAAAACACACCAAATAGTTACTCTGATGTGTTATTTGCCTTGTTGATAGATTGAAGAGGAGTGAAAGTGTAAGTAAAGTGAGTTAGTCTTGCCGTAAGGTTGCAGGAATTAAAAATCGAAATAGTAAATAACACgcattttagtttttaaatgtttcctgCGGTGTCTGCATCTTGCGGTGACATTTTTCTatggcttttgtgtgtgtgtatgtgtttgtgaacGACTGCATCTGTGTAGACACATGGatttgagtgtgagtgtgtgctcagGGGGCATGGCTCTCAGTTACAGCGTCTTCATTGTGATTAACCAAATATCTCGGGAAAATGGCGGTTGTTGTTTCCTGGGCCTGGAGTGTGATCTGACCTATGAGCGTCTAAAACAAACAGCATGGCTCTGCTGTGTAGTGACTCCATCTCACCCGGCCCGGACGAGCTGAGCGATCATGGCATggtgcttctctctctctctctgtgtgtctctcctcctcccatcatgctttgtgtgtgtttatccagGTGCAGAGTGAGGatagtgtgctgctgtttgtgacAGCCTGGACCGTCACAGAAATCATCCGCTACTCCTTCTATACCTTCAGCCTGCTCAACCATCTGCCCTACCTCATCAAGTGGGCAAGGTAGGCCACCATCAAATGAGGTTTTACTAATCTGCTCTGTAGATTAACAATAACTTAACCAGGGCATTGGGGTAGCTGAGCATAAATATAATATTGAAAATTCGAATGATGTTACAATATGGTGCAATTTCAGTGAAATACTGAAACAGCTCCACATTACAGTGGAGCtgtttcaaaaaatatgtacCGAACATGATCACCACAGACGAATTTGTGCCGTTTCCAGCATGAAAATTTTCAGCAGGCTATCTCCTTAATGCTTTTCGTCTACATCCACGACCCAGGCAACAGTAGTTAAGTGCCTCCCTCCCTGTGgacgggaggggaggggaggggggtcttGCTTTGTTGCTAGGTAGCAAATGACTATTGCCTCAATATCTGCATTCTTCCTTGATTTTCAGTTTGCTCTGCGCCCTCAGGGACAGATATATTGGTAGCTCATGGATGGTAAATTCAGCAAAGTCTGCCAGAGTTTGCAGCGTGGCAGCGATGACTAAGTGCCAGTCGCTGCGTCTGGAGGAAACAGAAGTTTCCTCAGACATCGTCTCATGCTGTATCTTGTGCTGTTTATTCACTTCAGCAGCTCTCACTCCTGAGCAAGTCCACAGtttaaaatgtagaatataCAGTttctttgcattgcattttgggATCATAGACATGTATTATGGAAAAGAAATGTGTACTTGCAAATAGAGGCAATAGAGGCAAATAGAGAAACAGTCAAATAACATTTCCAAGTTCTAAGTCTAAAAAGCTCAGGAGCgtttactgtgatgcagcccTGAAAGCCAGGAACAGACAACAGtaatgccatatcatgatattacatatttaaaatcaaGATGTATCAGATAAGTCTCTCACAAATCCGACCTAACTGCTGCAGGTACACTTTTTTCATTGTGCTGTATCCCATGGGGGTGACCGGGGAGCTGCTCACTATCTATGCAGCGCTGCCGTACGTGCAGAAGACAGGCCTGTACTCTGTCACTCTCCCCAACAAGTACAACTTCTCCTTCGACTACCACaccttcctcatcctcaccaTGATCTCCTACATCCCCCGTAAGTGCGCCATCTGCCCcccttcttgtttttttgttttgtttttttttcgcttCATACCTTTTATACAGGTAATCATCTTGCACAGTTATGCTGGTCCTGCTGTTTTAGTCGGATGTCGGTCGGTAACGtgttcatcctcctctccctcccccccagTCTTCCCTCAGCTCTACTTCCACATGATGCGACAGAGGAAGAAGGTGCTTGGCCATGTGGAAGACTACAGCAAAGTGGAGTAAGATGAGGAGCAGCCGGACCGAGGCGACTGCGAGGGAAGCGGAGAAAGAAACCAAACAACCAAGAGAGGAGGACTCTTCTGGAACAACCAACCAACAGAGGAGGACTCCTCcgaagcaaacacacacccgcCTGGCCAATGAAGCCATGTCTGCTTGTTGAAACATCAAGTCCGACCAGTTTTCTAATTGCCAGAGTTAACCTGGCAGATGATAAAAACGACCTAACCATGTTCTTTTTGTCaacttaattattttttttggaagttgCCTGGGTTACATAGATGCTCATATATTGCACAGTGTAAACAggactggtgtttttttttgttttattatttttttattttttttatttatgaacCAACTCTGTTTTGAATGGGACACAGTTgcactgccctctggtggagcGGTGAGCAGAACATGGTCGCGACGTTGCTTCGACACTGTTTGAATTAAATGCACTGATACAATCGATAGCCTCTTCTTTAAATGGCACCGTAGACGACAGATAATAGATTTTTCACCTCCCCCCCGTGGCGCCTTTTTTGTTCTCTATTAGAGCAGTCATTGCCCTTTACTACAGTGTAGGAAGAGTCCCATGTAGACTCCTGTAGGTCGTCTGTAGGGTTTGGATATGTTAGAGTCAAGGTAGCCTGTTAagttatttggatttttttttctcctaaccTTTTACTGATCACCTGCGAAAGGTTTGATTACATTCCCTGTTCAGTTCAATAAAGCTTTTTTCATTCTGTGCTTGCATGGTTTTCTTTACATTTAACACGCAGGAGTTAGCTGTTGTTATTTGGTGTTTGGGATGCAGCTGTCACCTTTCTCAGCTGCGTTCCCCCGTGATCTGCTGTAAGTTGACCGTTGGGTTTTTCTGAGTTAGCTGGTGTTCACTGTGAGCTGTTTCTTTTGGTTTTATCAttgttgtttgatgtttaaGTGATGTTTATACTTTGTATGATGATGTAGCCAGTAGGTGAGAAGACAGACACGTTTTTCTCAAGAaaggatatttcattttatatcaaTAATGCTCAATGGTTTCTCTGAGAATAAGTTTTGACAACAGGACAAAGTTCTTTGTATAGTATTTCAGACGGGTGGACTTTGGTACatacttttttcttcctctgtttatttgcagtcatgtttcatgttattttaGCTCTCTGAAAATGCTTCCTTTGTAAAATATCTAGTTTTAAAAGACTGCTCATTGATATGAAGTGTCACCCTCCAGCTTTAGCTGCCACAACTGCCCTTCTTTTTctattaatttttattaatcaGGTCGAAGTTTGAAGCCGCAGTCTTGCcgtgacataaaaaaataatgacacaaaCTTACATCATAGGAGGCTTCAACAAAAAACTAACAGACTGAAAcgtgcagcagcaacagtgtttAAAGTGCAGTAAattgcaaacaaacagaattctTGAAAGCTTATATAtaggctgcagaaaaaaaaaaaaaacttccattgTAACTTACCGGTTTACATGAGTAAAATGTGAAACTTTGTGGAGTAGCATGTTAAAAACCACAAAGACAGTCACTACATCACCACAAATAACCAGAGCAGACAAAAACGGCGGTTCATAAATTCATATCGAGGTATGAGAGTTGACATGCTGCTCTGAAGTGAAAGATCACCTCCAAatgcaaagacattttaaaaagaggCTAACAGAGATGGAGTTAATTGGATTCGTGTGATTGTAGTCATGCATTTTCAATGACTTCTAATCTAATGTACCAAGGCAGAGCTGGGAGTGAGGTGTCACTTGTTCTTCCCCTTGTGTGGCCTGATGAATTTCAGTAATGGTcccatatatacatacacttgATGTACATTAAATAAAGTTATCTTAGTGCACTGGGATTGTTTTGGATTGCATTGACCAAATGGATCGAGTTGTAGCTATGACACGTTTGAGTCACGACTTTGATTTTTGCTGCCATGTTTGTAGGCCTCAGTGTCAGCCTGCGTTGTTTACAGCTTTATTGCTCGAGGGCCCAGTCAGCGGCCCTAATAATGCTGTTTAAATGGCATCGTCAGAAAATGACATACATCAGCCTGCTGTTTGAGCAAGTTCAACATAATTCCTCACCCTCACTTGAAAATCGATTGTCTTAAATTGCTTATTTTCTGCCTTCTGTTGTGTCCTTTAACTTGGCCCTGCACTCCTCTACTCTGCGCTGACCTGTTGAGGTGAGCAGACAGTGGCTGCAAACCTGTGAACGTGATGCCAAATCTAGCCTTTCTgctctgcttctcctccccaCATATCAAGACATTGTTCGAGCATGATTGGGATCACGGATGAGAATGTCTTGCAAGGGCAGGAAATAACTGcatgaaagaggaaaataatCTGGTTGCTGAGAATGATGGTGATTTGTTACGacctgatggaaaaaaagagcatgtCATATATTACCCCAGAACTGGTCCTACCTGAACAAAGATGAGCTTTTTGATACACATGTTTTGCATGGGACCGGCAGACTTTGTACACGTATGAATAGTTACATGAgtatatatttacaataaacaTACAATATGAGAAGCAAAATGGTTTTATTACTGTTACTTGTACTGacaaaccataaaacacatCCATGACAGACTACGTCAAGTGCAAGTTATGTGTTGCATGCTTGGAAGCAGGCAATGCTAAAACAAAACAGGCGTTCGCTTTCATGGAGTCATGATGCTTAACATTATACAGCAGCCAGAACCGCATCAAAATTGCATTGCTGTGCATAGAGCCTGTTTAAGCAGATAAAACAGTTCGTAACGGTTTGAAAACTTGGTGGTTTGGGACATGCAAGATGCACTACTGTAGAAAACATTGCATGTACAGGTGAGGTCCCCggaaaaatggggaatattttaatttcactgtcgCTTCATTGACTAGAAGTTAGCTCAGTGAGAGAATGTGTAAGAATGATGATTTTgttcat includes:
- the hacd2 gene encoding very-long-chain (3R)-3-hydroxyacyl-CoA dehydratase 2; this encodes MSAPASAGTSKAAHSDVAPKKKKGPGALATAYLVIYNVVMTAGWLVIAVGLVRAYLARGSYHGLYYSIEKPLKFFQTGAILEILHCAVGIVPSSVVLTGFQVMSRVFLTWAVTHSVREVQSEDSVLLFVTAWTVTEIIRYSFYTFSLLNHLPYLIKWARYTFFIVLYPMGVTGELLTIYAALPYVQKTGLYSVTLPNKYNFSFDYHTFLILTMISYIPLFPQLYFHMMRQRKKVLGHVEDYSKVE